From one Dermacentor andersoni chromosome 1, qqDerAnde1_hic_scaffold, whole genome shotgun sequence genomic stretch:
- the LOC126545500 gene encoding uncharacterized protein, producing MVWYPKIFAIKKKGATGTELPFPSGRCSIGGDPSCDVQIRSAGSAHCLLLVDANKQAHVVNVAGTKEVLRNDEHVPNQAFLSHGDIVTVGSRQFRFEWVSTQKKEGKQTSPAATGSQQRKGGPRESSTMENDMGKESPAVQQVHGTPGVATPTTSFFDQSLYKTPCIPTEVFVSPLSASNSSNAGHQIERRSRSRSAVVHGAARNGEATVHAKRLSWNDGLPNSPSELSDSTGSRKLLKAKRQSAIATTFPTPMQGVGSPKGFDGSGIDPVAESSVNGQLYDSSDSTPLIDEPRMRAMRSRSSLASMADTSAEHERSASLRRLSKSLVKRRQSSEITAEENSPKLRRQNDCEDAQDMSLASHNDCNGQSVSRKSLGENSVEECTTHIKDLATSGTASGILVASTPVAGVISRNRMKTGSARKSNKLLWQAQANRSVYSTPELQNSCPASSAATPELSFLSSRSSSRMALRRFKGNQSLDGLQTSNILDDTLGCELMFKTPGSSFNLSATKELNSKGNGMVHDVSDSSAHNEPAHKSLVNASQATDTSLLHTSGRRRSTALTKMSEHNDVPELEMVGTSSSLHSMNTAVENSFSMTRARSSRTSVSKKVDSEVLEGGVFSTPNALNASRAKRTPASKKSGEETTKQGVVATPQSLKVSNAKHTPASKKTKEEEVPEQEILGTSLSEHVSSGNVDVALGDSFEYGSAPASMNVIAGKPEVVSTPSNLSASRSKRTPTLKKANKETPKQEMSGTSESVNILGTKGTPAVNHVNEKEHNATSMSLFKDTSSSDIDIALGEPVGSASAARSGRVSASRTPASRKPNEKLRDQEIINTPRMKNKLVSDKMDGENPQQGIGYRTNGYTTVENRDAVLEESFRSRSTRSSRTPASYVVHMDTPELVTVGTPNSSNASKAKRTPALKKASKEGSSPIEVDTPGPLNISGPHEIVASKEVGGFEQHAVSAQISDSMDVAAGEPVRTRRSSRMPASKEANEEVLEQKALGTPDTLNISSAKCTPVSAKTNDSSRQEVVNTLHSKRVSVYKQTPASNKANRKASEQETMGTSPFKHLTSGNTDVLKEPAKTRDTRSSCTPSSKEANTEIPEQDAAGTPGTATSSKANCTTPFLKGAEETKEGGVAQSIRTSGAKRTPASKKVQQNEAAESNLLDTSPLKHPTSVGMHVDLEESVRTRSGRLSTAPALKSPNAEVPGQDTVSTPSTLICSRATRTRESTNEETTKQGVADTTKYSRASGAKHTPASNKLNQESEPSEQESLSTSPSKHVTAGVTEVAVAESINKRHSRTIRTPVSKKASAEVSQEEAVGTPSTRNASKAESTLASDKNLQSSRISGARKTPALNKRNQEGNATEQETRGTLPLEDATSDNTYAAVEESVRKGSARLSHTMASRKLSAEMPERDIIRTPSTASASRAMRMSASTNEEIAKQDAVDTPRPFRAAELKQTPASTKANKGTPQHKTGGVFPSKDETMGLSPFKHEASGTGDVADEASVKTGRRPSRTSTSRKLNSKVSQKHAVDTLDTLNASGVNSTLVSKKTDETAQLDVGSLQSSRALRAKRSLAPNKVNEVKEAPMQETVASSPSKHIISDSTDIAGKKLFGRRSARSSSTTALKNGEQENLQNKATGTPNTSFSIDKQVTFVREPNDVSIEHKAVDAPIKRAKHTPASTKLCKEQEVPGQETANEPLSAAVEESVRPTRSRSSCTLASKKVSVGAPDPEAGVGDKQIALSGKADEAKKQEVFATPKSSKVSGDMQKPASGNVTVEDTQHEALESQSECGTSNGADIAVEGCVMKKSARASGTPASEKTNLETVKLEAVGAQSSSRSKRTVASKVSGKLTESLNAGKPRRKPESCNVNDQDEAPEQELIGMSPSEHVAADITDIAVEKTPTRSVRSSSTPASRHMDADVAKFESVGMRSSPGAKRTPASKVTNDLDQERIDTLKSSKAAGAKRTSVTENFNEKEEPSAQINNVNVALEGSARPVRSTRSCRTVASRKVNVEVSEQETAEQPHQKASRAKRTQVSRKVNEECEAPVSLVEPLAENVVSSEKEPAKSTVKGRRKRATAVEQEKERDQNCEPAEILSSPRMPEQERKDEVVTLPPTSTTKRGRGKRATAVKQEKEQDQNCEPTETLSSQRMPEQERKDEATLPPTSTTRRGRGKRALPLLEEGVETKLSTVEDNVGTLQKKRGRPPKQVAPYVEVSEQNDAEEPSKKVGVSSKSTKLRRVASSQQEKNDEAPANSVLCTEEAMVAAASSRRSKRKVAEVTATDIDHSTAEVTPKKTRGRRAKAVESVHVTEQGSAVKTLKNEQAEEMAPAKRTRKRL from the exons GCCCATGTTGTCAACGTCGCTGGTACAAAGGAAGTTCTAAGGAATGATGAACACGTTCCAAATCAGGCTTTCTTGAGCCATGGTGACATTGTGACAGTTGGCTCACGCCAGTTCCGATTTGAGTGGGTGTCCAcgcagaagaaagaaggaaaacaaacttCACCTGCTGCCACTGGTTCTCAGCAGCGCAAAG GAGGCCCAAGAGAGAGTTCAACAATGGAAAATGACATGGGCAAAGAGAGTCCAGCTGTGCAACAGGTGCACGGGACACCTGGTGTCGCTACACCTACAACTAGCTTCTTTGACCAATCACTTTACAAGACACCTTGTATCCCAACAGAAGTGTTTGTATCACCTCTGTCTGCATCCAACTCAAGTAATGCTGGCCATCAAATTGAAAGGCGAAGCCGTTCCAGGAGTGCTGTAGTGCATGGAGCTGCAAGGAATGGTGAAGCCACTGTGCATGCTAAGAGGCTGTCTTGGAATGATGGTCTGCCAAACTCTCCTAGTGAACTGTCAGACTCCACTGGTTCTCGTAAACTCTTGAAAGCAAAAAGACAAAGTGCTATTGCAACCACCTTTCCCACACCAATGCAAGGTGTAGGCTCTCCTAAAGGGTTTGATGGTTCTGGCATTGACCCAGTTGCCGAATCTTCAGTCAATGGCCAACTGTATGACTCATCAGATTCAACACCTTTAATAGATGAGCCAAGAATGCGTGCAATGCGCTCAAGAAGTTCTTTAGCTAGCATGGCAGACACCTCTGCTGAGCATGAACGGTCTGCATCACTCAGGAGACTGAGCAAGAGCCTGGTGAAAAGACGCCAGAGTTCCGAAATTACCGCAGAGGAGAATTCTCCCAAACTGAGGCGGCAAAATGACTGTGAAGATGCACAGGATATGTCTTTGGCCAGTCACAATGATTGTAATGGACAGTCTGTTTCCAGAAAATCACTGGGCGAAAACTCTGTGGAAGAGTGTACAACACATATCAAGGATCTTGCAACATCAGGCACAGCTAGTGGAATTCTTGTTGCCAGTACCCCAGTTGCAGGTGTGATTTCAAGAAATAGGATGAAAACTGGCAGTGCCCGAAAAAGTAACAAGTTGCTGTGGCAGGCGCAGGCAAACAGATCTGTTTATTCCACTCCAGAGCTACAGAACAGCTGCCCAGCTTCTAGTGCTGCCACACCTGAACTGTCATTCTTAAGTAGCCGTAGCAGTTCTCGCATGGCACTTCGAAGGTTCAAAGGGAATCAGTCACTGGATGGGTTGCAGACATCCAACATTTTGGATGACACCTTAGGCTGTGAGTTGATGTTCAAAACGCCTGGATCATCATTTAACTTGAGTGCCACAAAAGAACTCAACTCTAAAGGAAACGGGATGGTTCATGATGTGTCTGATTCTTCAGCACATAATGAACCTGCCCACAAGTCATTGGTGAATGCTTCACAGGCCACAGATACAAGCTTATTGCACACCTCTGGAAGAAGGCGAAGCACTGCTTTGACGAAGATGTCTGAACATAATGATGTGCCAGAGCTTGAGATGGTTGGCACATCATCAAGTTTACACAGCATGAACACTGCTGTGGAGAATAGCTTCAGCATGACTCGTGCAAGGTCCAGCCGCACATCAGTATCAAAGAAAGTGGACTCTGAGGTACTAGAGGGTGGTGTGTTTAGCACACCGAATGCTTTGAATGCTTCAAGAGCTAAGCGCACTCCTGCATCTAAAAAATCGGGTGAAGAGACCACAAAGCAAGGAGTGGTTGCCACTCCGCAGTCCCTTAAAGTTTCAAACGCTAAGCACACTCCAGCTTCAAAGAAGACAAAGGAAGAGGAGGTCCCAGAGCAAGAAATTCTAGGCACGTCATTGTCAGAACATGTCAGTTCAGGCAATGTCGATGTTGCTCTGGGGGATTCCTTTGAGTACGGCAGCGCTCCAGCGTCAATGAATGTAATTGCAGGCAAGCCTGAGGTAGTTAGCACACCTAGCAACTTAAGTGCTTCAAGGTCTAAGCGGACACCGACTTTGAAGAAGGCTAACAAAGAAACACCAAAGCAAGAGATGTCGGGCACCTCGGAGTCTGTGAATATTCTTGGAACAAAGGGAACACCAGCTGTGAACCATGTGAATGAAAAAGAACACAATGCCACAAGTATGTCTTTATTTAAAGATACGAGTTCAAGCGACATAGATATTGCTCTGGGAGAGCCTGTCGGCTCTGCAAGCGCCGCTAGATCTGGTCGTGTGTCGGCTTCAAGAACACCAGCTTCAAGGAAACCAAACGAGAAGTTGCGTGACCAGGAGATTATCAATACTCCACGGATGAAAAATAAACTAGTTTCAGATAAAATGGATGGAGAGAACCCACAGCAGGGGATTGGTTACAGAACTAATGGATACACGACTGTGGAAAACAGGGATGCTGTTTTGGAAGAGTCGTTCAGGTCAAGGAGCACGAGATCTAGCCGCACACCAGCCTCGTACGTGGTACACATGGACACCCCAGAGCTCGTAACTGTAGGCACGCCAAACAGTTCTAATGCTTCAAAAGCGAAGCGGACTCCAGCTTTGaagaaagcaagcaaagaggGATCAAGCCCAATAGAAGTGGACACTCCAGGGCCCTTGAACATCTCGGGACCTCACGAAATTGTTGCCTCAAAGGAAGTTGGGGGTTTTGAACAGCACGCAGTAAGTGCTCAGATATCAGACAGCATGGATGTCGCTGCAGGTGAGCCTGTGAGGACAAGAAGGTCCAGTCGCATGCCCGCCTCAAAGGAAGCAAATGAGGAGGTACTGGAGCAGAAAGCACTTGGCACACCAGATACACTTAATATTTCATCGGCAAAGTGTACGCCAGTATCTGCGAAGACAAATGACTCTTCAAGGCAAGAGGTGGTGAACACTCTGCACTCCAAGAGAGTTTCAGTCTATAAGCAAACACCAGCTTCAAACAAGGCAAATCGAAAGGCTTCAGAGCAGGAGACAATGGGAACATCTCCATTTAAGCATTTGACTTCAGGCAACACAGATGTTTTGAAAGAACCTGCCAAGACTAGAGATACAAGGTCCAGCTGCACACCATCCTCAAAGGAAGCAAATACAGAGATTCCAGAGCAGGACGCAGCTGGCACACCAGGCACAGCCACTTCTTCGAAAGCCAACTGTACCACACCATTTTTGAAAGGTGCGGAAGAGACAAAGGAGGGAGGTGTAGCACAGTCCATCAGAACTTCAGGAGCTAAGCGGACACCTGCCTCAAAGAAAGTTCAGCAAAATGAGGCTGCAGAGTCAAATTTACTGGACACATcaccattgaaacatccgacttCAGTCGGTATGCATGTTGATCTGGAAGAGTCTGTAAGGACTAGAAGTGGCAGGTTGAGCACTGCTCCGGCATTAAAGAGTCCAAATGCAGAGGTGCCAGGGCAGGACACAGTCAGCACACCAAGCACTTTGATTTGTTCAAGAGCTACACGCACACGAGAATCTACGAATGAAGAGACTACAAAACAAGGTGTGGCAGACACTACCAAGTATTCTAGAGCTTCAGGAGCTAAGCATACTCCAGCTTCTAATAAGCTGAACCAAGAAAGTGAACCCTCGGAGCAGGAGTCATTAAGCACATCGCCATCCAAACATGTGACTGCAGGTGTTACTGAAGTTGCTGTGGCAGAGTCTATCAATAAAAGGCACTCAAGGACCATTCGCACGCCAGTCTCAAAGAAAGCCAGTGCAGAGGTGTCGCAAGAGGAAGCTGTTGGCACACCAAGTACACGGAATGCTTCAAAGGCTGAATCCACACTAGCATCTGATAAGAATTTGCAGTCCTCCAGAATTTCAGGAGCTCGGAAAACACCAGCTTTAAACAAGAGAAATCAAGAGGGAAATGCAACTGAACAGGAGACAAGAGGCACATTACCATTGGAAGATGCAACTTCAGACAATACATATGCTGCTGTGGAAGAGTCTGTCAGAAAGGGAAGTGCGAGGTTGAGCCACACAATGGCATCGAGGAAGCTGAGTGCAGAAATGCCAGAGCGGGATATAATCCGAACTCCAAGTACTGCGAGTGCTTCAAGAGCCATGCGCATGTCTGCCTCCACGAACGAAGAAATTGCAAAACAAGATGCGGTGGACACTCCAAGGCCATTCAGAGCTGCTGAACTAAAACAAACACCAGCTTCAACCAAGGcaaacaaaggaaccccacagcATAAGACAGGAGGCGTATTTCCATCTAAAGATGAGACCATGGGCTTGTCACCATTTAAGCATGAGGCTTCAGGTACTGGAGATGTTGCAGATGAAGCGTCTGTAAAAACAGGTAGAAGGCCTAGCCGCACATCAACATCAAGAAAACTGAATTCCAAAGTGTCACAGAAACACGCAGTAGACACACTTGACACCTTGAATGCTTCAGGAGTTAACAGCACTTTAGTATCCAAGAAGACAGATGAGACAGCGCAGCTAGATGTAGGCAGTCTGCAGTCTTCTAGAGCCTTAAGGGCTAAGCGGTCATTGGCTCCAAACAAGGTGAATGAAGTGAAAGAGGCACCAATGCAGGAGACAGTTGCTAGTTCCCCATCCAAGCACATCATTTCAGACAGCACAGATATCGCTGGAAAAAAGCTATTTGGGCGAAGGAGTGCAAGGTCTAGCAGCACGACAGCTTTGAAAAATGGTGAGCAAGAGAATTTGCAGAACAAGGCAACAGGCACACCTAACACAAGTTTTTCAATCGATAAACAAGTGACATTTGTGAGGGAGCCAAATGATGTGAGCATAGAGCACAAGGCTGTAGATGCTCCAATCAAGAGAGCTAAACACACACCGGCTTCAACCAAGCTATGCAAAGAGCAGGAGGTACCTGGACAGGAGACTGCTAATGAACCTTTATCTGCTGCTGTGGAAGAGTCTGTCAGGCCTACAAGAAGTCGGTCCAGCTGCACATTGGCATCAAAGAAGGTATCTGTAGGTGCCCCAGACCCAGAGGCGGGAGTAGGAGACAAGCAGATAGCATTGTCAGGGAAGGCAGATGAGGCAAAGAAGCAAGAAGTATTTGCTACTCCAAAGTCTTCAAAAGTTTCGGGAGATATGCAGAAACCAGCCTCGGGCAATGTGACAGTAGAAGACACGCAGCATGAGGCATTGGAGTCGCAATCTGAATGTGGGACTTCAAATGGTGCAGATATTGCTGTGGAAGGTTGTGTCATGAAAAAGAGTGCAAGGGCTAGCGGCACACCAGCTTCAGAGAAGACAAATTTAGAGACAGTGAAGCTTGAGGCAGTTGGCGCACAAAGCAGTTCAAGATCTAAGCGGACAGTTGCCTCTAAGGTTAGTGGAAAGCTCACAGAGTCGTTGAATGCTGGAAAACCTAGACGTAAGCCAGAGTCATGCAATGTGAATGACCAGGATGAAGCACCAGAGCAAGAACTGATAGGCATGTCGCCATCTGAACATGTGGCTGCAGACATAACAGATATTGCAGTGGAGAAAACCCCCACCAGGAGTGTCCGGTCAAGCTCCACACCAGCTTCAAGGCACATGGATGCAGACGTAGCAAAGTTTGAGAGTGTGGGCATGCGAAGTTCTCCAGGAGCTAAGCGTACACCAGCTTCAAAGGTCACAAATGATCTTGACCAAGAGAGAATTGACACTCTGAAATCCTCGAAAGCTGCGGGAGCTAAACGAACATCAGTTACTGAAAAtttcaatgaaaaagaagagcCATCAGCACAGATTAACAATGTCAATGTTGCATTGGAGGGCTCTGCCAGGCCTGTAAGAAGCACGAGGTCATGCCGTACTGTGGCTTCAAGAAAAGTAAATGTTGAAGTCTCTGAACAGGAGACTGCAGAGCAGCCACACCAGAAAGCATCTAGAGCTAAACGTACACAGGTTTCAAGGAAAGTAAATGAAGAATGTGAGGCCCCAGTTTCATTAGTTGAACCACTTGCAGAAAATGTGGTTTCATCTGAAAAGGAACCCGCAAAAAGTACTGTAAAGGGTCGAAGAAAGCGTGCAACCGCTGTCGAGCAGGAAAAAGAACGAGACCAAAACTGTGAGCCAGCCGAGATTTTATCGTCTCCGAGAATGCCTGAGCAAGAGCGAAAAGATGAAGTGGTCACACTTCCACCGACCTCTACTACAAAGCGAGGGCGAGGAAAGCGTGCAACTGCTGTCAAGCAGGAGAAAGAACAGGACCAAAACTGTGAACCAACGGAGACTTTATCGTCTCAGAGAATGCCTGAGCAAGAGCGAAAAGATGAAGCCACACTTCCACCGACCTCTACCACAAGGCGAGGGCGAGGAAAGCGTGCACTTCCTTTGCTAGAGGAAGGTGTCGAAACTAAGCTGAGCACTGTTGAAGACAATGTTGGCACTCTTCAAAAGAAAAGGGGCCGTCCACCAAAGCAAGTGGCTCCTTATGTGGAAGTATCGGAGCAGAATGACGCTGAAGAGCCGAGCAAGAAAGTGGGCGTATCCTCAAAGAGCACAAAATTGCGCCGTGTTGCCTCatcacagcaagaaaaaaatgacgaGGCTCCAGCAAATAGTGTTTTATGTACCGAGGAAGCAATGGTAGCAGCAGCATCATCGCGAAGGAGCAAGCGTAAGGTCGCTGAAGTGACTGCCACTGACATTGACCACAGCACGGCAGAGGTTACTCCAAAGAAAACCAGGGGAAGGCGTGCCAAAGCTGTGGAGAGCGTGCATG